One genomic window of Gossypium hirsutum isolate 1008001.06 chromosome D11, Gossypium_hirsutum_v2.1, whole genome shotgun sequence includes the following:
- the LOC107925730 gene encoding UPF0481 protein At3g47200 yields MSSTEKGGLAVGAVATDQAITTNTNPLDTIIPLPGTDLTLSSGELKNLRSLDEAFDGNQLDPKAKPLIQRVPSILGRHEDFRKYFKPRVVSIGPLHHDDPTLHGSEKLKLKLAAHFVKNIGFNKETLYNNMKTEIGGLKKCYDPKELEKYSNDDQKLAWMFFVDGCAILQAVYMRYGQDYNPTRNELFIKNQLLTFVYSDLFLLENQLPFRVLELLTSSSKNGEKFMKAIKRFIDDTVITPADMKEPQSHQQDSEWWEQQEEERIHLLHLLRARLLFNGEKKENLWRHSRFCTRFFRYLINRSNQTGTKWHHSHTICNVKELKNAGIRLKASKTSCLTDISFNSMFFVGNLWLPPVIVDDSTGPKFMNLIAYEMCPDFNNDFTVTSYMCFLDSLIDEAEDVKALRHASILYNELGSDEEVAKLFNKMNTDLVPSPMIYSYVEQQIHNHCKKMWINYAAQAYNTLFGSPSTCLAFVAAIAALYLCALQTYYTIHQSK; encoded by the exons ATGTCGTCCACGGAGAAAGGAGGCCTCGCCGTCGGAGCAGTTGCCACTGATCAAGCAATCACCACCAACACCAATCCCCTAGACACGATCATTCCATTGCCGGGTACGGACCTCACTCTCAGCAGTGGCGAATTAAAGAATCTCCGGTCATTAGACGAAGCTTTCGACGGCAACCAACTCGACCCCAAAGCCAAACCATTGATTCAAAGAGTCCCATCAATCCTTGGCCGTCACGAAGATTTCAGGAAGTATTTCAAGCCGAGAGTGGTCTCAATCGGCCCACTCCACCACGATGATCCCACCCTCCATGGATCCGAGAAGCTCAAGCTCAAATTAGCAGCACATTTTGTCAAAAACATTGGCTTCAATAAGGAAACCTTGTACAACAACATGAAGACAGAGATCGGTGGATTGAAGAAATGCTATGATCCAAAGGAATTAGAGAAGTATAGCAACGATGACCAGAAACTGGCTTGGATGTTCTTCGTTGACGGCTGCGCAATTTTACAAGCAGTTTATATGCGTTACGGCCAAGATTATAATCCTACGCGGAAcgaattgtttattaaaaaccaaTTGCTGACATTTGTGTACTCGGATCTGTTCTTGTTGGAGAACCAATTACCTTTTCGTGTTCTTGAATTGCTTACAAGCTCGAGCAAAAATGGCGAAAAGTTCATGAAGGCGATCAAAAGGTTCATCGACGACACTGTTATCACCCCAGCCGACATGAAAGAGCCACAATCACACCAGCAGGACAG TGAATGGTGGGAGCAGCAAGAAGAAGAGCGAATTCACTTATTGCATCTACTACGAGCAAGACTCCTTTTCaatggagaaaaaaaagaaaatctgtGGCGGCATTCTAGGTTTTGCACTCGATTTTTCAGGTACTTGATAAATCGCAGCAACCAAACAGGAACAAAATGGCACCATTCACACACCATTTGTAACGTAAAAGAGCTTAAAAACGCCGGGATAAGGTTAAAAGCAAGCAAAACAAGTTGTTTGACCGACATCAGTTTCAACAGTATGTTCTTCGTCGGAAATTTATGGTTGCCGCCAGTCATCGTCGATGATTCAACCGGTCCTAAATTCATGAACTTAATAGCTTACGAAATGTGTCCGGATTTCAACAACGATTTCACCGTCACTTCATATATGTGTTTCCTTGATTCATTGATCGATGAAGCCGAAGATGTTAAAGCCCTGAGACACGCCAGCATACTATACAACGAACTGGGGAGTGATGAAGAAGTGGCTAAGCTTTTCAATAAGATGAACACTGATTTGGTTCCTAGTCCGATGATTTACAGTTATGTTGAACAGCAAATACATAATCATTGTAAGAAAATGTGGATTAATTATGCAGCTCAAGCTTATAATACTCTTTTTGGGAGTCCTTCGACGTGTTTGGCATTTGTGGCTGCCATTGCTGCACTTTATCTTTGTGCTTTGCAGACTTATTATACCATACATCAATCAAAGTAA